One Saccharopolyspora erythraea NRRL 2338 genomic region harbors:
- a CDS encoding S1 family peptidase, with product MTENLRVRSLRRAAALAAVTAVGTLTSLGTAHAGGPGGEVTPYIIGGSPADQTYSFMASLQYERDGDPDSHRCGGALVSPEWIVTAAHCVTEPGTNGAPFTVMDPALFHVRIGTTDRNSGGSVAELREIVVHPDYQAKPDRAEGSDIALLHLDGPTDQAPAPMADAISEPGTAVREIGWGYVSTDDAGDPTKLPTQLQQLDTAIIPPATQKCVTDAEGDDSWGIRDGDVCADNPEGVRGPCGGDSGSPLLVAEGDRWKVVGVDSRGVGSVCGESPDIYTSVGDFRDWVDSVIA from the coding sequence ATGACCGAGAACCTGCGGGTGCGGTCGCTCAGGCGCGCCGCGGCCCTGGCCGCGGTGACCGCGGTCGGCACGCTCACGAGTCTTGGAACGGCGCACGCCGGCGGTCCCGGCGGCGAGGTGACGCCCTACATCATAGGCGGCTCGCCCGCGGACCAGACGTACTCGTTCATGGCCTCGTTGCAGTACGAGCGCGACGGGGACCCCGACTCCCACCGCTGCGGTGGTGCGCTGGTCAGCCCGGAGTGGATCGTGACCGCCGCGCACTGCGTCACCGAGCCCGGCACGAACGGCGCGCCGTTCACCGTCATGGACCCCGCGCTGTTCCACGTGCGGATCGGCACCACCGACCGCAACTCCGGTGGCAGCGTGGCCGAGCTCCGCGAGATCGTGGTGCACCCGGACTACCAGGCCAAGCCCGACCGCGCGGAGGGCAGCGACATCGCCCTGCTGCACCTGGACGGGCCGACCGACCAGGCGCCGGCCCCGATGGCCGACGCGATCAGCGAGCCGGGCACGGCCGTCCGCGAGATCGGCTGGGGCTACGTCTCCACCGACGACGCGGGCGACCCGACCAAGCTGCCGACGCAGCTGCAGCAGCTCGACACCGCGATCATCCCGCCGGCCACGCAGAAGTGCGTGACCGACGCCGAAGGCGACGACTCCTGGGGCATCCGCGACGGCGACGTCTGCGCGGACAACCCGGAGGGCGTGCGCGGACCCTGCGGCGGTGACTCGGGTTCGCCGCTGCTGGTCGCCGAGGGCGACCGCTGGAAGGTCGTCGGCGTCGACAGCCGGGGCGTCGGTTCCGTCTGCGGCGAGTCCCCCGACATCTACACCAGCGTCGGCGACTTCCGCGACTGGGTGGACAGCGTGATCGCCTGA
- a CDS encoding AEC family transporter codes for MNGVIESFLVIGAVVAIGYLAGRTRLLGAAATEVLARAAFFIASPALLFVTLMRAELSTVLSSALVVTAVTSSVACLLYVPFGLLRRRPAAETTVGAMASGYVNAGNLGIPIATYALGDASKIAPVLLFQLAVLTPLFTTALDILAERARGEKPRLLRSITVPLRNPIALATAAGLIASGTGYVPPEPVLAPIELLADLAVPAMLLAFGISLHGAPRPGRSPAGMPALAAIVVIKNVVQPLMAVLMGVLFQLRGTELLAAVICAALPTAQNVFGYAVRFEQGATLAREAVLTTSLLSFPAMLAIVALVT; via the coding sequence ATGAACGGCGTAATCGAGAGCTTCCTGGTCATCGGCGCCGTCGTCGCGATCGGGTATCTGGCGGGGCGGACCAGGCTGCTCGGGGCCGCGGCGACCGAGGTGCTGGCCAGGGCCGCCTTCTTCATCGCCTCGCCGGCGCTGCTCTTCGTGACATTGATGCGCGCAGAGCTCTCGACCGTGCTCTCCAGCGCGCTGGTGGTCACGGCGGTGACGAGCTCGGTGGCCTGCCTGCTCTACGTGCCCTTCGGGCTGCTGCGGCGCAGGCCGGCGGCCGAGACCACGGTCGGTGCGATGGCCAGCGGTTACGTCAACGCCGGGAACCTGGGCATCCCGATCGCCACCTACGCGCTGGGCGACGCCAGCAAGATCGCGCCCGTCCTGCTGTTCCAGCTCGCGGTGCTGACCCCGCTGTTCACCACGGCGCTCGACATCCTCGCCGAACGCGCACGCGGCGAGAAACCGCGCCTGCTGCGCTCGATCACGGTTCCGCTGCGCAACCCCATCGCGCTCGCCACCGCCGCGGGCCTGATCGCCTCCGGGACCGGGTACGTGCCGCCGGAACCGGTGCTCGCGCCCATCGAGCTGCTGGCCGATCTGGCGGTGCCCGCGATGCTGCTGGCCTTCGGCATCTCGCTGCACGGTGCCCCTCGGCCCGGCCGTTCGCCTGCGGGCATGCCTGCGCTCGCCGCCATCGTCGTGATCAAGAACGTCGTGCAGCCGCTGATGGCGGTGCTGATGGGCGTGCTGTTCCAGTTGCGGGGCACGGAGCTCCTGGCCGCCGTGATCTGCGCGGCGCTGCCCACCGCGCAGAACGTGTTCGGCTACGCCGTCCGCTTCGAGCAGGGTGCGACGCTGGCGCGCGAGGCGGTGCTCACCACCTCGCTGCTCAGCTTCCCGGCCATGCTCGCGATCGTCGCGCTCGTCACATAG
- a CDS encoding Nramp family divalent metal transporter: MVTSSRNGADLSDPSEAFPAKHIPQPQVRDLPAPPARQWRYIGPGVVAAGVGMASGEFILFPYISSQVGLTFVWAALLGLMTQYFLNMEIERYTLATGETAVTGFSRLWRHWGLVFAAMAYFANLWPAWTTSSATLVTYVFGGDVAVVSVAILVLVGLILTLAPTVYSALERVQMVKVAALLLLIVITSVFVFGASTWSGVPTIVTQPRFPAAELGFALLLGALAFAGAGGGQNLVQSNWIRDKGFGMGHHVPKIVSPLTREPEARGQAGFIFQPTEQNLTHWRAWWRFANKEQLLTFVGISFVSIVFMSLLAYTTVFGTPGLSDDVSFLRVEGERLMAAAGGWFGYFFWVVGAVSMFSAALGIVDYTSRLAADVLKTSYFPDASESKVYAGLVWGLVLIGTVIVSVGFDQPLVLATIAACTGGVMMFVYSGLLILINRRMLPKPIRISGYRLAALVWSILLFGVLAVLTVQQQIGELFG, translated from the coding sequence ATGGTGACGTCGAGCCGCAACGGCGCGGACCTCTCCGACCCGTCGGAGGCGTTCCCCGCCAAGCACATCCCCCAACCGCAGGTACGCGACCTGCCGGCGCCGCCGGCCCGGCAGTGGCGCTACATCGGCCCGGGCGTCGTGGCCGCGGGCGTGGGCATGGCCAGCGGGGAGTTCATCCTCTTCCCCTACATCTCCTCCCAGGTCGGGCTGACCTTCGTCTGGGCCGCGCTGCTCGGGCTGATGACCCAGTACTTCCTCAACATGGAGATCGAGCGCTACACGCTGGCCACCGGGGAAACCGCGGTCACCGGCTTCAGCAGGCTGTGGCGGCACTGGGGCCTGGTCTTCGCCGCGATGGCCTACTTCGCCAACCTCTGGCCCGCGTGGACGACCAGCTCGGCGACGCTGGTGACCTACGTCTTCGGCGGTGACGTCGCCGTCGTGTCGGTGGCCATCCTGGTGCTGGTGGGGCTCATCCTCACGCTGGCGCCCACGGTCTACAGCGCGCTGGAACGGGTGCAGATGGTCAAGGTGGCGGCGTTGCTGCTGCTCATCGTCATCACCTCGGTGTTCGTCTTCGGCGCGTCGACCTGGTCCGGTGTGCCGACGATCGTGACCCAGCCGCGCTTCCCCGCCGCCGAGCTCGGTTTCGCCCTGCTGCTCGGCGCGCTGGCCTTCGCGGGCGCCGGCGGCGGCCAGAACCTGGTGCAGAGCAACTGGATCAGGGACAAGGGCTTCGGCATGGGCCACCACGTCCCCAAGATCGTGTCCCCGCTGACCCGCGAACCGGAGGCGCGCGGCCAGGCCGGGTTCATCTTCCAGCCCACCGAGCAGAACCTGACCCACTGGCGGGCGTGGTGGCGCTTCGCCAACAAGGAGCAGCTGCTCACCTTCGTCGGCATCTCCTTCGTGTCGATCGTGTTCATGTCGCTGCTGGCCTACACGACCGTCTTCGGCACCCCCGGGCTCAGCGACGACGTCTCGTTCCTGCGGGTCGAGGGCGAGCGGCTGATGGCCGCCGCGGGCGGCTGGTTCGGCTACTTCTTCTGGGTCGTCGGCGCGGTGTCGATGTTCAGCGCCGCGCTGGGCATCGTCGACTACACCAGCCGGCTCGCCGCCGACGTGCTCAAGACCTCCTACTTCCCCGACGCCTCGGAGAGCAAGGTCTACGCGGGACTGGTGTGGGGCCTGGTCCTGATCGGCACCGTCATCGTGTCCGTCGGCTTCGACCAGCCGCTGGTTCTGGCCACGATCGCGGCCTGCACGGGCGGGGTGATGATGTTCGTCTACTCCGGCTTGCTCATCCTCATCAACCGCAGGATGCTGCCGAAGCCGATCCGCATCAGCGGCTACCGGTTGGCGGCGCTGGTCTGGTCGATCCTGCTCTTCGGGGTGCTCGCCGTGCTGACCGTGCAGCAGCAGATCGGCGAGCTCTTCGGCTGA
- a CDS encoding type I polyketide synthase: MTGIAIVGIDCRFPQAPDPGALWSLLMRGGDAVGEVPAERWRADDFHDPDCGPGTVNNRCGGFLADADAFDHEFFGIPPRDAQAMDPQQRLLLQTAWRALEDATLDPRAQAGSRTGVHVGVMTNEWAHISMRDLGRITPQLGVGNGCFMTANRLSYQLDLRGPSLAVDTACSSSLVAVHLACQALRAGECDQALAGGVNLVMTPALNVFYTQAGLSAPDGRCKPFSGEADGIGRGEGVAVLVLRRLEDAVADGLPVYAVIRGTVVGSDGRSNGISAPNRWAQQEVVAEAHRRAGVRPRDVAFVEAHGTGTELGDMIEVKALGSLHGGRDDPCAMGSVKGNLGHTEGAAGVAGLIKTALALHHRVVPPSRYAGQENPALRLAAHGLRLLDAPMALPGGVVHAAVSSFGIGGTNAHLVLSADHTPHPAPGGPGVGVLTLSASGQEGLRRNAAMLADDLAEVPGDRLAEYCWTTNQVKASGRHRLAVAVADREEAVATLRAVAADPARLDAVSGTAGEVGTGWLFSGQGSQYPGMSRALHEVSGAYRRALAEADDALSAHLGGSVRDLVLGDDEAVHRTEHAQPAIFAVQYALGTVLAEAGLEPAWVLGHSVGEYAAAVLAGVLDLEAACGLVVTRARLMRALPGEGAMLAVRSQAGAVAALLAGHPESDLAAVNGPDEVVVAGSARSVRAIAAELTARGVATRWLRVSHGFHSPQVEPMLHAFREVADATTFRPPRIPVCSPVRGRVLAAGEPMDAAYWTEQIRATVRFSEALSAGLRAAPATLVELGPRRVLAPLAARAGAPARCLLPCPGPQATGRELSEVVAALHRDGANPAWDALYEPGQRVRRRLPGYRFNAALRSWIPLPQRTSAPPEPDLAAAPPEPGPPPLPAAEPEHTTGEQETSTAMHDVIRLFREQNAVLAAFARGAAPVSPVRSGAPMAAAGKVVEHVARVSGFPESALRRSQTLSGDLGFDSVMVVDLLTGLTRSLPGLALDTERITPDTTIGELTAQVHAQLGEPEAPTGPPEPAAPPERRYEPSPEHHRIEEFPEVRAAADRLAGAEAAGVSNPYFLVNDGITRDTSVIGGREVLNFSSYDYLGLSGHPAVVEAVQDAVARYGSSCSASRLISGEKPVHRELEAALAGLLGTEDAVAMVSGHATNVTVIGHLVGPEDLVVHDSLAHNSILQGCVLSGATRRPFPHNDHAALDALLNSVRHRYRRVLVLIEGVYSQDGDIPDLPAFIEVKRRHRALLMIDEAHSAGVLGATGGGIGEHFGVRREDVELWSGTMSKALAGCGGYVAGSRHLVRYLKYTAPGFVYSVGMTPPNAAASLAALRRLRAEPELVAGLHQRGRLFLRLARRAGLDTGCSDGTPIIPCVVGDSLKTLRLSNALLRRGINVNPILAPAVPEELARLRFFVTTHHTEEQIHRTVAAVSEELSHLV; the protein is encoded by the coding sequence ATGACCGGCATCGCGATCGTCGGGATCGACTGCCGGTTCCCGCAGGCCCCCGACCCCGGCGCGCTGTGGTCGCTGCTGATGCGCGGCGGGGACGCCGTCGGCGAGGTCCCCGCCGAGCGCTGGCGGGCGGACGACTTCCACGACCCGGACTGCGGCCCCGGCACCGTGAACAACCGCTGCGGCGGCTTCCTCGCCGACGCCGACGCCTTCGACCACGAGTTCTTCGGCATCCCGCCCCGTGATGCCCAGGCCATGGATCCGCAGCAGCGGTTGTTGCTGCAGACCGCCTGGCGCGCGCTGGAAGACGCGACGCTCGATCCGCGCGCGCAGGCCGGGTCCCGCACCGGCGTCCACGTCGGGGTCATGACCAACGAGTGGGCGCACATCTCGATGCGCGACCTCGGGCGCATCACCCCGCAGCTCGGAGTGGGCAACGGCTGCTTCATGACCGCCAACCGCCTCTCCTACCAGCTCGACCTGCGAGGTCCGAGCCTCGCCGTGGACACCGCGTGCTCGTCCTCCCTCGTCGCGGTGCACCTGGCGTGCCAGGCCCTGCGGGCGGGTGAGTGCGACCAGGCGCTCGCGGGCGGGGTCAACCTGGTCATGACGCCCGCGCTCAACGTCTTCTACACCCAGGCCGGGCTGTCGGCGCCCGACGGGCGGTGCAAGCCGTTCAGCGGCGAGGCCGACGGCATCGGACGCGGCGAGGGCGTCGCGGTCCTGGTCCTGCGCCGGCTCGAGGACGCCGTCGCCGACGGCCTGCCCGTCTACGCGGTGATCAGGGGCACGGTGGTCGGCTCCGACGGCCGCAGCAACGGCATCAGCGCACCCAACAGGTGGGCGCAGCAGGAGGTCGTGGCCGAGGCCCACCGTCGCGCCGGCGTGCGCCCGCGCGACGTCGCGTTCGTCGAGGCGCACGGCACCGGCACCGAGCTGGGTGACATGATCGAGGTGAAGGCGCTGGGGAGCCTGCACGGCGGGCGGGACGACCCCTGCGCGATGGGGTCGGTCAAGGGGAACCTCGGCCACACCGAAGGCGCGGCGGGTGTCGCGGGCCTGATCAAGACAGCGCTCGCCCTGCACCACCGGGTCGTGCCACCCAGCCGGTACGCCGGGCAGGAGAACCCGGCGCTGCGACTGGCCGCGCACGGCCTGCGACTGCTCGACGCACCGATGGCGCTGCCCGGCGGCGTCGTCCACGCGGCGGTGAGCAGCTTCGGCATCGGCGGCACCAACGCGCACCTGGTGCTGTCCGCCGACCACACGCCGCACCCGGCGCCCGGAGGCCCTGGCGTCGGCGTGCTCACCCTCTCGGCCAGCGGACAGGAGGGGCTGCGCCGCAACGCCGCGATGCTGGCCGACGACCTGGCCGAGGTGCCCGGGGACCGGCTGGCCGAGTACTGCTGGACGACGAACCAGGTCAAGGCGTCGGGACGGCACCGGCTGGCGGTCGCGGTCGCCGACCGGGAGGAGGCCGTCGCGACACTGCGCGCGGTGGCCGCCGACCCGGCGCGCCTCGACGCGGTGTCCGGTACGGCCGGTGAGGTCGGCACCGGTTGGCTGTTCAGCGGTCAGGGATCGCAGTACCCGGGCATGTCCCGCGCGCTGCACGAGGTGTCGGGCGCCTACCGCCGTGCGCTGGCCGAGGCCGACGACGCGCTCTCGGCGCACCTCGGCGGGTCGGTGCGCGACCTGGTCCTCGGCGACGACGAGGCCGTGCACCGCACCGAGCACGCGCAGCCCGCGATCTTCGCGGTGCAGTACGCACTCGGCACGGTGCTCGCCGAAGCCGGGCTGGAGCCCGCGTGGGTGCTCGGCCACAGCGTCGGCGAGTACGCCGCCGCGGTGCTGGCCGGGGTGCTCGACCTGGAAGCCGCCTGCGGGCTGGTCGTGACCCGGGCACGGCTCATGCGGGCCCTGCCCGGCGAGGGCGCGATGCTCGCGGTCCGTTCGCAGGCCGGGGCGGTGGCGGCCCTGCTCGCCGGGCACCCCGAGTCCGACCTCGCGGCCGTCAACGGTCCCGACGAGGTGGTCGTCGCCGGCTCGGCCCGGTCGGTGCGTGCCATCGCGGCCGAGCTCACCGCACGGGGTGTGGCGACCCGGTGGCTGCGCGTGTCGCACGGGTTCCACTCGCCGCAGGTCGAGCCGATGCTGCACGCCTTCCGGGAAGTCGCCGACGCGACCACCTTCCGGCCGCCCCGGATCCCGGTCTGCTCCCCCGTGCGCGGACGCGTGCTGGCAGCAGGCGAGCCGATGGACGCCGCGTACTGGACCGAGCAGATCAGGGCCACCGTCCGCTTCAGCGAGGCCCTGTCGGCGGGACTGCGCGCGGCCCCGGCGACGCTGGTCGAGCTGGGTCCGAGGCGTGTCCTCGCCCCGCTGGCGGCCCGTGCCGGCGCGCCGGCGCGCTGCCTGCTCCCCTGCCCCGGCCCGCAGGCCACCGGGCGGGAGCTGTCCGAGGTGGTCGCGGCACTGCACCGGGACGGCGCGAACCCGGCCTGGGACGCGCTGTACGAACCGGGCCAGCGCGTGCGCCGCCGCCTGCCCGGCTACCGCTTCAACGCGGCGCTGCGCTCCTGGATCCCGTTGCCGCAACGCACGTCTGCACCGCCGGAACCCGACCTGGCCGCCGCCCCACCGGAGCCCGGCCCTCCCCCGCTACCCGCCGCGGAACCCGAGCACACCACTGGCGAACAGGAGACCAGCACCGCCATGCACGACGTCATCAGGCTCTTCCGGGAGCAGAACGCGGTTCTCGCCGCCTTCGCGCGGGGCGCCGCACCGGTGTCCCCCGTGCGAAGCGGCGCGCCCATGGCCGCCGCGGGAAAGGTCGTCGAGCACGTCGCCCGGGTCAGCGGCTTCCCGGAGTCCGCGCTCCGGCGGTCCCAGACCCTCAGCGGCGACCTCGGTTTCGACTCGGTCATGGTGGTCGACCTGCTCACCGGGCTGACCAGGTCGCTGCCCGGCCTGGCCCTCGACACCGAGCGGATCACCCCGGACACCACGATCGGCGAGCTGACCGCGCAGGTTCACGCCCAGCTCGGCGAACCCGAGGCCCCGACCGGCCCGCCCGAGCCCGCGGCTCCGCCCGAACGGCGGTACGAGCCCAGCCCGGAGCACCACCGCATCGAGGAGTTCCCGGAGGTGCGCGCCGCCGCGGACCGGCTCGCGGGGGCCGAGGCCGCCGGGGTCTCCAACCCGTACTTCCTGGTCAACGACGGGATCACCCGCGACACCTCGGTCATCGGCGGGCGGGAGGTGCTCAACTTCTCCAGCTACGACTACCTCGGCCTGTCCGGCCACCCCGCGGTCGTCGAGGCCGTGCAGGACGCGGTCGCCCGCTACGGCAGCTCCTGCTCGGCAAGCCGGCTGATCTCCGGGGAGAAGCCGGTGCACCGGGAGCTGGAAGCCGCGCTCGCCGGCCTGCTGGGGACCGAGGACGCCGTCGCCATGGTGAGCGGGCACGCCACCAACGTCACCGTCATCGGCCACCTGGTCGGCCCGGAGGACCTGGTCGTGCACGACTCCCTGGCCCACAACAGCATCCTGCAGGGCTGCGTGCTCTCCGGCGCCACCCGGCGTCCGTTCCCGCACAACGACCACGCCGCGCTGGATGCGCTGCTGAATTCGGTCCGGCACCGCTACCGGCGGGTGCTGGTGCTGATCGAGGGTGTCTACAGCCAGGACGGCGACATCCCCGACCTGCCGGCGTTCATCGAGGTCAAGCGCAGGCACCGGGCGCTGCTGATGATCGACGAGGCGCACAGCGCGGGCGTGCTGGGCGCCACCGGCGGCGGCATCGGCGAGCACTTCGGCGTGCGCCGCGAGGACGTCGAGCTGTGGTCGGGCACGATGTCCAAGGCGCTGGCCGGCTGCGGCGGCTACGTCGCGGGCAGCCGCCACCTCGTGCGGTACCTGAAGTACACCGCGCCCGGGTTCGTCTACAGCGTCGGGATGACTCCGCCCAACGCGGCTGCCTCGCTGGCGGCACTGCGGCGGCTGCGGGCCGAACCCGAGCTGGTCGCGGGCCTGCATCAGCGCGGTCGACTGTTCCTTCGGCTGGCCAGGCGGGCAGGTCTCGACACCGGCTGCAGCGACGGCACGCCGATCATCCCGTGCGTCGTAGGCGACTCGCTGAAGACGCTGCGGCTGTCGAACGCACTGCTGCGACGGGGCATCAACGTCAACCCGATCCTCGCCCCGGCCGTGCCGGAGGAACTGGCGCGGCTGCGCTTCTTCGTCACGACCCACCACACCGAGGAGCAGATCCACCGCACCGTCGCGGCGGTCTCCGAGGAGCTCTCCCACCTCGTATGA
- a CDS encoding alpha-hydroxy acid oxidase, producing the protein MTGKIPLARVSRARQFPKWSQIREVVQFKKPTFGLTARRLENALTIEHLRRAARRTTPRSVFDYVDGAAEEEITAARNIAAYRRVTLRPDALHPVAEPELGVDLFGKRIAMPLVFAPTGYTRMMHHHGEAAVARVAEHFGVPYSLSTVGTTSIEDVRAAAPGGDLWFQLYRTNDPATNELLVSRAEAAGYSTMLLTVDTSVAGKRLKDVVNGLTIPPTLTARTILNISMFPAWWYNKLTTPGIGFASLSGVEGNLSSEDVARTLFDPGLDFAALEWLRERWPGKLLVKGITTPESAREVVRRGADGVVVSNHGGRQLDRSAATLDVLPAVRAAVGAEATVIIDGGIRHGQDIVAARALGADAAMVGRAYLYGIMAGGQDGAVRAYEILADEYQRCMQLLGVRRSEDLGERHVALPRAWSAEFPGT; encoded by the coding sequence ATGACAGGCAAGATCCCCCTCGCCCGCGTCTCGCGGGCGAGGCAGTTCCCCAAGTGGTCGCAGATCCGCGAGGTGGTGCAGTTCAAGAAGCCGACGTTCGGGCTGACGGCGCGGCGGCTGGAGAACGCGCTCACCATCGAGCACCTGCGCAGGGCGGCCAGGCGGACCACCCCGCGCTCGGTCTTCGACTACGTCGACGGCGCGGCCGAGGAGGAGATCACCGCAGCGCGCAACATCGCCGCGTACCGGCGCGTGACGCTGCGCCCGGATGCGCTGCACCCGGTGGCCGAGCCGGAACTCGGCGTGGACCTCTTCGGCAAGCGCATCGCGATGCCGCTGGTGTTCGCGCCGACCGGCTACACGCGCATGATGCACCACCACGGCGAGGCCGCGGTGGCCCGAGTGGCCGAGCACTTCGGCGTGCCCTACTCGCTGTCGACGGTGGGCACGACGTCCATTGAGGACGTTCGCGCCGCCGCGCCCGGCGGCGACCTGTGGTTCCAGCTCTACCGCACCAACGACCCCGCGACCAACGAGCTGCTGGTGTCCAGGGCCGAGGCTGCCGGCTACTCGACGATGCTGCTCACCGTCGACACCTCGGTCGCGGGCAAGCGGCTCAAGGACGTCGTCAACGGACTGACCATCCCACCCACCCTGACCGCCAGGACGATCCTGAACATCTCGATGTTCCCGGCGTGGTGGTACAACAAGCTGACCACGCCGGGCATCGGCTTCGCCTCGCTTTCCGGGGTCGAGGGCAACCTCTCCTCCGAGGACGTCGCCCGCACCCTGTTCGACCCGGGCCTGGACTTCGCGGCACTGGAGTGGCTGCGCGAACGCTGGCCGGGCAAGCTGCTGGTCAAGGGCATCACCACGCCGGAGTCCGCCCGCGAGGTCGTCAGGCGCGGCGCCGACGGCGTGGTGGTCTCCAACCACGGCGGCCGCCAGCTCGACCGCTCGGCCGCGACGCTCGACGTGCTGCCCGCCGTGCGCGCGGCGGTCGGCGCGGAGGCGACGGTGATCATCGACGGCGGAATCCGGCACGGACAGGACATCGTGGCCGCACGCGCGCTGGGTGCGGACGCCGCGATGGTCGGCCGGGCCTACCTCTACGGCATCATGGCCGGCGGCCAGGACGGCGCCGTCCGCGCCTACGAGATCCTCGCCGACGAGTACCAGCGGTGCATGCAGCTGCTCGGCGTGCGGCGCAGCGAAGACCTCGGCGAACGCCACGTCGCGCTGCCGCGGGCGTGGTCGGCTGAATTCCCGGGAACCTGA
- a CDS encoding MBL fold metallo-hydrolase yields MELTVLGCSGSAPAPESPSSGYLLRSGDTRLVIDLGNGTMGPLQRWTDPFDVNALLLTHLHPDHCADFAPLAVYLRYRPNKPYDPTQRRMPVYAPREAPSRLAALYAPSAEELGQTDLSDVFEFLEPPAEPVRVGDFEIRAFPVDHLCPTWGLRIEAEDRVFAFTGDTGPSDEIAKLAAGADVLLSEASWLDSPDQPAGVHLSGKQAGAAAASAGVRRLLLTHYSPWTDQQALLGEAREAFDGPAELVRAGSSYTI; encoded by the coding sequence ATGGAGTTGACCGTTCTCGGTTGTTCGGGAAGCGCGCCCGCACCGGAGTCGCCGTCGTCGGGGTACCTCCTGCGGTCCGGGGACACCAGGCTCGTGATCGACCTCGGAAACGGCACCATGGGGCCGTTGCAGCGCTGGACCGACCCGTTCGACGTCAACGCGCTGCTGCTGACCCACCTGCACCCGGACCACTGCGCCGACTTCGCTCCGCTGGCGGTCTACCTCCGGTACCGGCCGAACAAGCCGTACGACCCGACGCAGCGCCGCATGCCCGTCTACGCGCCGCGGGAAGCGCCGAGCCGGCTCGCCGCGCTGTACGCGCCCAGCGCCGAGGAGCTCGGGCAAACCGACCTGAGCGACGTCTTCGAGTTCCTCGAACCGCCGGCCGAACCGGTCCGCGTCGGGGACTTCGAGATCCGCGCGTTCCCGGTCGACCACCTGTGCCCGACCTGGGGCCTGCGCATCGAGGCGGAGGACCGGGTGTTCGCCTTCACCGGCGACACCGGCCCCAGCGACGAAATCGCCAAGCTCGCGGCGGGCGCCGACGTGCTGCTGTCCGAAGCGTCCTGGTTGGACTCCCCGGACCAGCCCGCCGGCGTGCACCTGTCCGGCAAGCAGGCCGGGGCCGCCGCGGCGTCGGCGGGGGTGCGCAGGCTGCTGCTCACGCACTACTCGCCGTGGACCGACCAGCAAGCGCTGCTCGGCGAAGCCCGCGAAGCCTTCGACGGCCCCGCGGAACTGGTTCGCGCGGGCAGCTCCTACACGATCTGA
- a CDS encoding GreA/GreB family elongation factor, with protein MSSSGPDLPPEARARLEEEARSLRAQRRHLAEELSQRDPVGDRGDDSLALEGADELAWYDDRIAALERRLTGRGRRAGQGAEGLPPGTEVRVRFEDGTVQELRVVGIPEEVPEGEEDQTMTSDSPLALALAGGSAGTDVTYSTPDGPARVHLLDVRLPSRGG; from the coding sequence ATGAGCAGCAGCGGCCCGGACCTGCCTCCGGAGGCTCGCGCGCGGCTGGAGGAGGAAGCGCGGTCGCTGCGCGCACAGCGGCGGCATCTCGCCGAGGAGCTGTCGCAGCGTGATCCCGTCGGCGACCGCGGCGACGACTCCCTGGCGCTGGAAGGGGCCGACGAGCTGGCCTGGTACGACGACCGCATCGCCGCGCTCGAACGGCGGCTGACCGGGCGCGGCCGGCGGGCAGGCCAGGGGGCCGAGGGGCTGCCGCCCGGTACCGAGGTGCGGGTGCGCTTCGAGGACGGCACGGTGCAGGAGCTGCGGGTCGTGGGTATCCCGGAGGAGGTGCCGGAGGGCGAGGAGGACCAGACGATGACATCCGACAGTCCGCTCGCGCTGGCGCTGGCCGGGGGGAGCGCGGGAACCGACGTCACCTACTCCACACCCGACGGCCCGGCGCGGGTGCACCTGCTCGACGTCCGCCTGCCGTCGCGGGGAGGCTGA